From the Synechococcus sp. Nb3U1 genome, one window contains:
- a CDS encoding isocitrate/isopropylmalate dehydrogenase family protein — protein MTYRVTLIPGDGIGPEVAKAMTTVLDATGIPFEWIPVDAGVDVIEKYGTPLPPQVLESIRETKLAIKGPIGTPVGTGFRSVNVAIRKELDLYANLRPAKSMIGVKSPFQNIDLVVVRENTEDLYAGIEFERGSAEAAQAREQMMQLSGKPIREGSAIGIKPISDFGSRRIVQFAFDYAQQNGRKKVTAVHKANIMKFTDGLFLEVARDVSKDYPDIEFEDRIVDNMCMQLMQKPELYDVLVLTNLYGDIISDLCAGMIGGLGVAPGANIGDGMAVFEAIHGSAPKYAGQNKVNPVALILSGVMMLRYLGEREAAEKVEAAVQTVIAEGKRVTYDLAKGDPVGTQQMAEAIAERL, from the coding sequence GTGACCTATCGTGTGACCTTGATCCCTGGGGATGGTATCGGCCCGGAAGTGGCCAAAGCGATGACCACCGTACTGGATGCGACGGGGATCCCGTTTGAATGGATCCCGGTGGATGCGGGAGTGGATGTGATCGAAAAATACGGCACTCCCTTGCCGCCGCAGGTGTTGGAGTCGATTCGAGAAACCAAGCTGGCGATCAAAGGCCCAATTGGCACCCCTGTGGGAACCGGCTTTCGTTCGGTGAATGTCGCCATTCGCAAAGAGCTGGATCTATACGCTAACCTGCGCCCAGCCAAATCCATGATTGGCGTCAAAAGCCCGTTTCAAAATATCGACTTGGTGGTGGTGCGGGAAAACACCGAAGATCTCTACGCCGGTATTGAGTTTGAGCGCGGCAGTGCTGAGGCAGCCCAGGCGCGAGAACAGATGATGCAGCTGTCTGGCAAACCGATCCGGGAGGGATCCGCCATTGGCATCAAACCTATCTCTGATTTCGGTAGCCGCCGCATTGTCCAATTTGCCTTCGACTATGCCCAACAGAATGGCCGCAAAAAAGTGACAGCGGTGCATAAGGCCAACATTATGAAGTTCACGGATGGCTTGTTCCTGGAGGTAGCCCGTGATGTTTCCAAAGATTACCCCGATATTGAATTCGAAGACCGCATTGTGGACAACATGTGCATGCAGTTGATGCAGAAGCCAGAACTCTACGATGTATTGGTACTGACCAATCTCTACGGCGATATCATTTCCGATCTATGCGCGGGGATGATCGGCGGGTTGGGGGTAGCCCCAGGGGCGAATATTGGCGATGGCATGGCGGTGTTCGAGGCCATTCATGGCTCAGCACCCAAGTATGCCGGACAAAATAAGGTCAACCCGGTGGCGTTGATCCTGTCTGGGGTGATGATGTTGCGCTACCTGGGGGAACGGGAAGCGGCTGAGAAGGTGGAAGCAGCGGTTCAGACGGTGATTGCGGAAGGCAAGCGGGTCACCTACGATCTAGCCAAAGGGGATCCCGTCGGTACTCAACAGATGGCGGAAGCGATCGCAGAGCGGCTATAG